The Armatimonadota bacterium genome contains the following window.
CAGCCTGGGCGCCGTTCTCATTCTGGCCCTGGTGTTGTTCCCCAGTGTGCCTTCGCACAGCGGCCCTGTGGACCCCAGCACCCTGGTGGTCGGGCAGAACACCGGCATTCTCATCACCCTGGACCCGGCGGTGGTGTTTGAGGTCGAAGGCGCTGTCATCGTGGACCAGCTGTACGACAAGCTGGTGGAGCTGGAGCTGGCCGACGGCAAGATCCGGGTGGTGCCCGAGGTGGCCGAGTCCTGGTCCCTGGCCCCCGACGGCCGCACCTGGACCTTCAAGATCCGCAGAGGGATGAAGTTTCCCAGCGGCCGGGCCGTCGACGCCGATGCCGTGGTCTATTCTCTGCGCCGCATGCTGCGCCTCAGCCGTCCCAGCGTGTACATGTTCAACGAGCTGGGGCTGACCAAAGACAATGCGGAGACGGTGGTCAGGGCGCTGGATCCGTACACCGTCCAGCTGGTGGTGGGGCAGCCCTTCGCTCCTGACCTGGTGCTGGCCATTCTCACCTTCCCGGCCACGGCCGTCCTGGACCCCGGGGTGGTGGAGCAGCACATCCGCGAGGGTGAGCTGGGGGTGGACTGGCTCAAGGACCACAGCGCCGGGTCCGGTCCGTACATCCTCATGCGCTGGGAGCGCAATGAGGTTGTGGACATGGTGGCCAACGCCACCTACTGGCGCGGCATCCCTCCCATCAAGCGGATTATCATTCGCGACATCCCCGAAGCCTCCGCCCAGCGTATCGCCCTGGAGCGAGGAGATGTGGACGTGGCCTGGAACCTGACCCCGACCATGCGTCAGGAGATCCGCGCGGCCAAGACACCGGGGCTGGCCATCGTCGGCGTCCCCGGGCACGGGATGGAGTATCTGGGGATGAACGTGAAGTACGCGCCGCTGGCCAAGGAACAGGTCAGGGAGGCCATCCGCTACGCCATCGACTACAGGGCCATCGTGGAGGGCATCATGCGCGGCGAGGGTCTTCCGCTGCAGACCTTCATCCCGCGCGGATACCTGGGCTACAACCCCTACATGCCCTTCAAGCAGGACCTGGACAAGGCCCGCAGGCTCCTGGCCGAAGGTGGCTATCCCGCCGGCTTCGAGGTGGAGCTGATCCACTCTGCCCCCCACCCCTACCGGGGCGATATCGCGCTGGTGATCCAGAACGAGCTGGCCAAGATCGGCGTCAAGGTCAAGATCGTCACGGGGGCCGCGGCCACCATGCTGGCCAAGTACCGGGAGCAGGGGCACCAGCTGGTCCTGTGGGGATGGGGCGTGGACTACCCCGACCCCGACGCCCTGGCCAAGCCCTTCGCCGACGGAACGATCCGGCAGCTCGCTTGGCGCAATGCCTGGATGGACCCCAAAGCCACGGACCTGACGAAGAAGGCCATGCTGGAGCGGGACTCTGCCCGTCGGGTGGCTATGTACAAGGAGCTCACCGAGCTCGTGGCCCACAAGGGTCCGTTCGCCATCCTCTTCCAGGTCACCAATAACTGGGTCATCCGCACCTACGTGAAAGGGTTCGAGGCGGCGGCGGCGCTCGGCACCTTCCACTTCGACT
Protein-coding sequences here:
- a CDS encoding ABC transporter substrate-binding protein, whose protein sequence is MRRQMAASSLGAVLILALVLFPSVPSHSGPVDPSTLVVGQNTGILITLDPAVVFEVEGAVIVDQLYDKLVELELADGKIRVVPEVAESWSLAPDGRTWTFKIRRGMKFPSGRAVDADAVVYSLRRMLRLSRPSVYMFNELGLTKDNAETVVRALDPYTVQLVVGQPFAPDLVLAILTFPATAVLDPGVVEQHIREGELGVDWLKDHSAGSGPYILMRWERNEVVDMVANATYWRGIPPIKRIIIRDIPEASAQRIALERGDVDVAWNLTPTMRQEIRAAKTPGLAIVGVPGHGMEYLGMNVKYAPLAKEQVREAIRYAIDYRAIVEGIMRGEGLPLQTFIPRGYLGYNPYMPFKQDLDKARRLLAEGGYPAGFEVELIHSAPHPYRGDIALVIQNELAKIGVKVKIVTGAAATMLAKYREQGHQLVLWGWGVDYPDPDALAKPFADGTIRQLAWRNAWMDPKATDLTKKAMLERDSARRVAMYKELTELVAHKGPFAILFQVTNNWVIRTYVKGFEAAAALGTFHFDYTKISKVRQ